The proteins below are encoded in one region of Paenibacillus albus:
- the fabV gene encoding enoyl-ACP reductase FabV, producing MIIKPRTRGFICTTAHPTGCALQVQEQINYVKEHAPIQGPKNVLVIGASAGYGLASRIVAAFGAGANTVGIYRQGESKNGRTASAGWYNSAAFEQAAQAAGLKSFSVTGDAFTDETKQKAVELIRKELGQVDLVVYSVASARRTDPRTGETFNSVLKPIGDTYTNKTVNFHTGEVSMVSIDPASEQEVADTVHVMGGDDWQLWIDALQQGGALAEGAVTVSYSYIGSQITQAIYREGSIGQAKDHLEATAQRLSEQLSSIGGHAYVTVSKALVTQSSSAIPVVPLYISALYKVMKEKGIHEGCIEQTYRLFAERLYTGGEVPVDAEGRIRIDDWELREDVQDEVSKLWAAMTTENINEMSDLEGYRKEFFQLFGFETEGVDYEAEVEPTVDAPNIF from the coding sequence TATTAAACCTAGAACACGCGGTTTTATCTGCACGACCGCTCATCCGACAGGCTGTGCCCTTCAAGTGCAGGAGCAAATCAACTATGTCAAAGAACATGCACCCATCCAAGGACCGAAGAACGTCCTCGTTATCGGCGCATCCGCGGGCTACGGCCTTGCATCCCGCATCGTAGCAGCTTTCGGCGCTGGTGCGAACACTGTCGGCATCTACCGCCAAGGCGAGAGCAAGAACGGCCGCACCGCATCTGCAGGCTGGTACAACTCCGCTGCATTCGAGCAAGCGGCGCAGGCAGCTGGATTGAAATCGTTCAGCGTAACTGGCGATGCTTTTACGGATGAGACGAAGCAGAAGGCAGTTGAGCTAATCCGCAAGGAACTCGGCCAAGTCGATCTCGTTGTATACAGCGTTGCATCTGCACGCAGAACCGACCCGCGTACAGGCGAAACGTTTAATTCGGTGCTAAAGCCGATCGGCGATACATATACGAACAAGACCGTTAACTTCCATACCGGCGAAGTGAGCATGGTGTCCATCGACCCGGCATCGGAGCAAGAAGTCGCGGATACCGTTCATGTTATGGGCGGCGACGACTGGCAGCTGTGGATTGATGCCTTGCAGCAAGGCGGCGCGCTCGCTGAAGGTGCTGTGACCGTATCTTACTCCTACATCGGCTCGCAGATCACGCAAGCGATCTACAGAGAAGGCTCCATCGGCCAAGCCAAAGACCATCTGGAAGCGACAGCTCAGAGACTCAGCGAGCAGTTGTCTTCCATCGGCGGCCACGCATACGTAACCGTCAGCAAAGCACTCGTTACACAGTCGAGCTCGGCAATCCCTGTCGTTCCGCTCTATATCTCCGCACTGTATAAAGTGATGAAGGAGAAAGGCATTCACGAGGGCTGCATCGAGCAAACGTACCGCTTGTTCGCAGAGCGTCTCTACACGGGCGGCGAAGTGCCGGTAGATGCTGAAGGCCGCATTCGCATCGACGACTGGGAGCTGCGCGAGGATGTGCAAGATGAAGTGTCGAAGCTATGGGCAGCGATGACAACGGAGAATATTAATGAAATGTCCGATCTGGAAGGCTATCGCAAAGAGTTCTTCCAGCTGTTCGGCTTCGAAACCGAAGGCGTCGATTATGAAGCTGAAGTGGAACCGACAGTTGATGCACCTAACATATTCTAA